In Carya illinoinensis cultivar Pawnee chromosome 10, C.illinoinensisPawnee_v1, whole genome shotgun sequence, one DNA window encodes the following:
- the LOC122278254 gene encoding transcription factor MYB60-like, with protein MGRPPCFDKVGVKKGPWTPEEDIILVSYIQEHGPGNWRSVPTNTGLLRCSKSCRLRWTNYLRPGIKRGNFTPHEEGMIIHFQALLGNKWAAIASYLPQRTDNDIKNYWNTHLKKKLKKFHPVLDPTVASDSTTTQFVTKSFNESRSLDIISNPAGPSLRLNQSCTYASSTENISRLLESWMQRSSPKTDTHLRGPHDKILEEENNEKKSDFGSSAAMTNLLHCYQPKAEQEGNGDLVSHEEFDSMLSFENMNNAAWDKSTCDSVPDQSPRTAAAAANCDQKVDVTTERNKLRSEKNPPLSFLEKWLLDESAGQVEDDQMMDLPLMF; from the exons GGTCCAGGAAATTGGAGATCAGTGCCTACCAACACTG GGTTATTAAGGTGCAGCAAAAGTTGCAGGCTGAGATGGACTAACTACCTCAGACCAGGAATCAAACGAGGGAATTTCACTCCCCATGAAGAAGGGATGATAATACATTTTCAAGCTTTATTGGGTAACAA ATGGGCTGCCATAGCTTCTTACCTCCCGCAAAGGACAGACaatgacataaaaaattattggaaCACCCACCTGAAGAAGAAGCTGAAGAAATTTCATCCAGTCTTGGACCCAACGGTAGCATCAGACTCAACTACAACTCAGTTTGTAACCAAGAGCTTTAATGAGAGTAGAAGCTTAGATATCATCTCCAACCCTGCCGGCCCATCTCTCAGGCTAAACCAGTCCTGTACATATGCCTCAAGCACGGAGAACATTTCACGACTGCTAGAAAGCTGGATGCAGAGATCTTCACCAAAGACTGACACCCATCTCAGAGGACCCCACGACAAAATACTTGaggaagaaaacaatgaaaaaaagaGCGATTTCGGCAGCTCCGCAGCGATGACTAATCTTCTTCACTGCTACCAACCCAAAGCCGAACAAGAAGGTAACGGTGATTTGGTCTCTCACGAAGAGTTTGATTCGATGTTATCCTTCGAGAATATGAACAATGCAGCGTGGGACAAGTCGACCTGCGATTCTGTGCCCGATCAGAGTCCTCgaactgctgctgctgctgcgaATTGTGATCAGAAAGTTGATGTGACGACGGAGCGAAATAAACTGAGATCTGAGAAAAATCCTCCATTATCATTTCTTGAGAAGTGGCTCTTGGATGAAAGTGCTGGCCAAGTAGAGGATGATCAAATGATGGATTTGCCTCTAATGTTCTAA